The genomic DNA TCAGAGGGCCAGGCTGCTCCACCTCCTCGACACTCCCCGGCTCCGGCGCCTCCACGTACATGGATGTGCTGCAAAGCTGGCGCCTCCCCCTACGCTGGGGGGCGGCCGGGACGGACTGGCTGCGTTCTTCGGACCCCACGGACTTCTCCGCCCCACCCCGCCGGCTCCGCCTctccggggcaggggctggtggtgggggagcGGGAACCAGAGCAGATCGCAGGCTCCGGCGCCTCATGGGGATGGAGGGACTGGAATGAGCCTCTGGAACCTGGGGGGGACAGAGAGAAAGATcagggggctgggatccaggactcctggattctgtccccagctctgggaaaagGGGGTGCAGGAGCCCCCCAATCAGTGTGTGCAGGAGCCCCCCAGCCAGTGTGTGCAGGCACCAGTCCTCCAAGAGAGGGGGCCAGTCCCTGCTCACCTTCCCAGCATCCTCAGGCTGTGCCCCCATGGGGTGGGGCCCGGCCCCCGTGACCCCAACAACTGCTGGGGTCTCCCGTCTCTCCGCAGCCTCCGGGCCACCTGGAGAAGAGAATGAATTAATTCCAGTCAGCTTCTGCAGTTCCCTTCATTACCATTAGATGTCGCTGCCTGCCAAGGCACATCATGTGACTGTCAGCAACACCCCTCTCCTTGCACAGGGTGTCacttgtgcacatgcacacacacacgcacagtgtCACACACTTACACAGGGCGCACACACAGAGCACCACTGCACCAGGTGtgtcacacacacatccacacacaGAGAGCACAGTCGCACACACACCGAGAGCACCAGGCGTGTCCCACCAGGTGTGTCgcacactcactctccccacacccccatcacTCACCCTGCCCTCTCAGGCgctgcccagagctgctgcccctgggctctgctcctgccCGCCTGCCCTCGCCCTGCAGTACCAGGGCTGGCCTGCGGGGAGCGCTCAGCACTAGACGCACGGGCTGGGATTCCTCCTCCTCCGGTGGCTCCCTcctggcgccccctgctggcactGCCCCGCCAGGGGGCTCTGACTCCTCCTTGGGGCCAAGGGGCAGCAGCCTCCCAGAGGCCAGGCCGGGTACTTCGGGCTGCGCCAGCTCCCGAGACAGGACTCCCCCCAGTGGCGGGGGACGGGGCAGCAGCTGGGTGTCCTCCTTGGGGAGGAAGGGCTGTGTGGGCTGGTCCGAGTGGGGCCCGGGGTCCTTGCAGAACGACTGAGTCACTTCCACAACACACAGATCCTCGTCCGAgtcctcctccttctctgaagAGGTACAGACTGaggatggagggggtggggggaggagaggggaagaaaaggagtttagaatccaggagtcctggctcccagccccaccctacactctaaccactagcccccactcccctcccagagccagggagggaacccaggagtcctggctcccagccccaccctgctctaatcACTCCAGTCAGCACTGGGTGGCTCGGCCCAGTCTGGCACGGAGGCGGGGAGACCAGTCAGGCTAGATCTGTCATAGCGGCAGCTCTCACGCTTCCCCGAATCCTTAGcaacccctcctccaccaccccacctTGAAATCCAAGATCGCGGCTCCAGACCAGTCTCCTCTCTGCCCCGCCCCATTCCCTGAGCGCCGCCAACCCAGCGAGGGGCCCGTTGTGCTCACCTGGCGCATGCAGGGCTGGTCCAGCAGGGGGTGACATCACGGACCCTGCGAAGGGATCAGAGTGGCagcaggaattggtgggggggggaagggtgactgactgaggccccgcccccaaggGTCACTAACTccgcccaaggccccaccccctgggagGTCACTAACTCCGCCCCTCGGGTGACCTACACATACATTGGCAAGTTCTCAGCCCAGCAGGCCCATGGAGAAGGAGATGCCTTGTCTGGCCACCAgatggagccacccctgggagGACACACTGAGGGGGGCTGTGATCATGGGGGCTGGATTGCCCCCCAACCCACCTTGTGCAGGCAGGGGCGATCTGAAGACAAATGTCTGGGTGGCTTCCTCCTCTAGGCTGCTCCCCGAATCTGTGGAGAGAGGAATTACCTAGGATCCTTCACAGCTTCCCCGCCGCCAATCTCTTCGCTCACAACCCCACAGATCGCCTGCCCAGAGGGAGGGACTAACTCTAGGTcatggagggaaactgaggcacagaaaggggaagagaTATGCCAGAGGTCTCACAGCACGACGGAGCTAGATACAGAACCCAGAAGTTCTAGCTCCCCCTTCCAGCTCTAACCgctagaccccattcccctcccagagccagagatggaacccaggagtcccacctGCTGCCGTGGGGGCTCTGGCGGCCTCAGCCCCTGAGGACGGGGTCTCCTCAGCCAGGTAGCACTGCGTGGCCTGCAGGGCAAAATCAGCGTCatctgggaaggggaaggagagcggAGACTCCAGGTGAAACCGACACGCCTAATCCCATgccagcatgcagggcagggagctcaCCCGTAGGGAGCCGGAGACCGGGGCAGGGAACCGGACCCAGGCCTCCGGGACGGCAGCGCAGGGCGCTCACCCCTAGGGAGATGGAGCCCGGGGCAGGGAacaggacccaggcgtccgggacagCAGCGCAGGGCGCTCACCCCTAGggagccagagaccagggcaggGAACGGGACCCGGGCGTCCGGGACAGCAGCGCAGGGCACTCACCCcgagccagagaccagggcaggGAACCGGACCCAGGCCTCCGGGATGGCAGCGCAGGGCGCTCACCCCTAGGGAGCCGGAGACCAGGGCAGGGAacaggacccaggcgtccgggacagCAGCGCAGGGCGCTCACCCCTAGGGAGATGGAGCCCGGGGCAGGGAACGGAAGCCAGGCCTCTGGGACGGCAGCACAGGGCGCTCACCCCTAGGGAACCGGAGACcatggcagggaatgggacccaggcgtccaggATAACAGCGCAGGGCCTGGCTCCCCGAGATTTACCCTCCACGTCTGTCTCGTTGTCGTCTccaggctggcctgggccccacgcTGGATCCTTGTTCCCCTCCGTGTCCATCAACTTGGTCTCTGGGCTGACATAGGACTGGGCAGCTGGTGGCTGCTCCACACCCGCCTGGACTGGGCCCCCCACAGGACCTGGCGTCTGGTCGAACTCTGCCCCGGGAGCCCCCTCCACATCTGTGTCGCTGTCTCCACTGGGCCAGTGAAGAGTCTGTTGGCCAACATCTGGATTCTCCTCCACATCTGTATCGCTGTCCCCAGTGGCGACAGACAGAGGGTCGTTTCGTCTTCCAGCATCTGATTTCTCCTCAGCCTCTTCCACATCTGTATCGTCACCTGCCTCCAGAGTAGGCTGATGGCTCCTCTGTACAACATCTGGATTCCCCACAGACTCCTCCACATCTGTATTGCTGTCCTCATTTTCTGCAAAATGATGGCCCTTAGGATGCACATCTGGTTTCCCCACTGTCCCTGTCACATCTGGATCTCTGTCTCCAGGGAGAGCATGTTGATCATTCTTCATTACAACATCTGGATTCtttgcctcctcttcctccacatCGGTATCACTGCCCACATCAATGGCGAGTGGATGGCTCTTTGTACTCACAtctggattcccagtctcctccaCATCTGTATCACTGCCCATGTCAACAGCAAGGGGATGGCTCTTTGCAGTGACAACATCTGGATTTCTATCAGATTCCTCCACATCTGTATCACTATCCTCAGGGGCAGCAAGCTCATTGTTCGTTTGTCGCACATTTGGTTTTCCCACCACCCACGCCACATCTGCATCTCCGCCCCCTGGGGAAACAAGTTGATGGTTGTTCTGTACTACCACTGgagtctctttctcctcctccacatCTGTATCACTACCCACCTCAACAGCGGGCTGATGGCTCTTCTGTACAACATCTGGATTCTCTGCAACCTCCTCCACATCTGTATCACTCTCCCCATTTTTGGCAGAGTGGTGGCTCTCAGGATGCACATCATCTGGATTCTCTACTTCCCCCTCCACATCTGTGGCGCTGCCCCTAGGGAGAGGATGTCGATGGTTCTTCCGCAGATCTGGATTAtttgctgccgccgccgccgcctcctccacATCTGTATCGCTGTCCACCTCAAAGCTGGGCTGATAGCTCTTTGGACCCACAACATCTGGATTCACTCCAGCCCCCTCCACATCTGTATCGCTGTCcccaggggcagcaggctggTTCTTCATTCCTTGCACATCTGGATTCTCCAGTGGTGCCTCCACATCTGTATCACAGTCCCCATTTCCAGCAAGCTGATGGTCCTTTGGATGCACATCTGGATTCCGTGCCTCCTCCTCCACATCTGTATCACTGTCCATCTCAATGGCAGATGGGTGGCACTTTGGATCCACATCATCATCTGTATCGCTGTCCCCCAGGAGAGCAGGTCCACGGTTCTTCTGCACAACATCTGGATGCTGTACTACCTCCTCCACATCTGTAATGCTGCCCACCTCAACGGGGCAACCgttccccaggcccctgacagCTGCTCCCGGCCCCGCGCCCGAGGCAATGCCCATGTGGCCAGGACCCTTGACGAAGCGGCAGGCGGCCAACATGGGCTCCGGGTCTGTCCCAACCACCCCTGTGGCCCTGGGCTGCTCGGTACCCAGGGCAGTGACTCCGTTCTCCGGCGGGCCGAGGGTCCGCTCGCTGCCATAGCTCAGgcgcagggaggggcagggggcgtcAGGGGTCTCGCCACCTTCCTCGTCGCTGGGGGGCAGAGAACAGAAGGGGGTCAGAACCCACCATAACCTACCGAGTCAGCACTACCAAGCCCCCcgccccgcagcacagcgcccccaccGAACCCGCCACCCCACAGTATAGTGCCCCCACCAAGCCCCCCGCAGTGCTCCCCaccgagccccccgccccacagtatagtgcccccactgagccccctgcaGTGTTCCCCaccaacccccccgccccacagtatAGCGCCCCCACCGAGCCCCCTGCAGTGCTCCCCACcaaacccccagccccacagtaTAGTGCCCCCACCAAGCCCCCTGCAGTGCTCCCCaccgagccccccgccccacagtaTAGCACCCCCACCGAGCTCCCCACCGAGCCCCCCGCCCACTGTCCCACAGTACAGCACCCCCACCGAGCCCCCTGCAGTGCTCCCCAccgagccccccgccccataGTATAGtgcccccactgaaccccccaccccacagtatAGCGCCCCCACCGAGCCCCCTGCAGTGCTCCCCACCGAACCCCGCACCCCAGTATAGCGCCCCCACCGAGCCCCCTGCAGTGCTCcccgagccccccaccccacagtatAGCGCCCCCACCGAGCCCCCTGCAGTGCTCCCCACtgaacctcccaccccacagtATAGCGCCCCCACCGAGCCCCCTGCAGtgctccccactgagccccctgccccacagtatAGCGCCCCCACCGAGCCCCCTGCAGTGCTCCCCACcgaaccccccaccccacagtatAGCGCCCCCAAGCCCCCCGCAGTGCTCCCCaccgagccccccgccccacagtaTAGCGCCACCGAGACCCCCGCAGTGCTCCCaccgagccccccgccccacagtaTAGTGCCACTGAGACCCCCGCAGTGCTCCCACcaagccccccgccccacagtaTAGCGCCCCCGAGACCCCCACAGTGCTCCCCaccgagccccccgccccacagtaTAGCGCCACCGAGACCCCCGCAGTGCTCCCaccgagccccccaccccacagtatAGCGCCACCGAGACCCCCGCAGTGCTCCCACcaagccccccgccccacagtaTAGCACCCCCGAGCTCCCCACCGAATCCCCCGCCCCTCAGCAGAGCACTCCCACTGAGCCCCTCCGTGCTCCCTCCTGAGCCCCTTGCAGcaccccccactgaacccccaccccacagcacccccttctGAGCCCCTCGTGCTCCCTACCAAGCCCCTCACCCCTCAGCAAGCACCCCCGACAGTCCCTCACAGTAACTCCCACCGAGCCTCCACCCTGCAACACAGCACCCTCAactgaaccccctgccccacagcaccctcaCCAACCCCCCCTGCACTACCTCCCAATGCCCCCACACCTCAGCACAGCACGCCCcactgaaccccctgccccacagcacagcacccctcccaacccccctgcactcccgagccccccacccctcagcacagcaccccctgcagcacaTCCGCcctcgctctaaccactagaccctgctcccctcccagagccagagtcTTGGCTCCCCCTGCTAGGCCTGTCTCTACCTTTCCGGCACCACGGTTGCACCCGGGGAGGAGGAGGCTGCGTGGGAATGGACGCCAGCgtcagaggaggaggcagaaccTGGTGGACAAGACGGACACAGGGTGTTAACAGGGAATCCGGGGGCCTGTGCCTTCCCCACCCACAGAATGGGGGCACAGCCTGCCTCCTGGTTTATCATCGTAGGATCTACCATACTATCGTAGGGTGCCTGGCGCTGTCAGTAACCAGAGAGGAATTCCCGACCCTCAtccctcccaaccccaatttGTTATCGTAGGGTCTACTGTAATAGAGAGGGataaacaaagcaaacaaaaccaggagtcctgactcccagccccagcccctgctccagtgaCTAGCCCTGACTccacaggaacagaacccaggatgcTCGCCCACTAACACTAGTTTGTTATCGTAGGGTCTACCACAATACCATAGGGTCCCTTCACACCAGGGATGTGTGTAAACTTGAGACCTAGAATCACTGGCAGCCCTGCCTTACCCCAGCCCCACTTGTGCCATGCCTGGTTTGTTATCGTAGGGCCTACCATAACATCATGGGGTTGCCCTAATATTGCAATAGCAGGATGTAATTTTTGTGGAAGCAGGAGCCCAAACAAAAAGACAAACCAGTGGTTGCTGGTTTGTTATTACAGGCCCATCCCCACAATCCCCACTCACCATTGCTCCCTAGCAGGTGCAGGAGCCTTCCTccaccctgcagctcctcctCATCCTCAGAGTCCCTGGCCAGCAGGGGCCCGTAGCCCATCCTCTTGCTGGGTGCGGGGGTCTCCTCGATGGCCAGGGTGTTGGGGGCCCGGGGCTGGGTGGGCGGCACCTCCAGAGAGTCCTCGGGGTCGGCGCTCCCTGGTGGCAGCAGGAAGTACTGGCAGCCCACGTCCCCAAACATGAGGGTGTCTCCATCCTCTAGGCTGTAGCGGACCTGGGGTAGCAGGACGCCTCGCTGGCGCCGGGTCCGGTTCAGGCTGCCCCGGTCATAGAGCAGGTGGGGCCCGCCCGGTGCTGGGACCTCAATCACCGCGTGGGCCTTGGAGACTGAGGGGGCCGGCAAGCAGACCTGGCAGCCCGGCAGCCGCCCCACCACGTTCTCCCCGGGGTAGATCCAGAAATCtggggggagagaacccaggagtcctgacacccaggcTGAGCCAGTAGAGCCCACTCCCTTCCCGGAGCTgaggagcgaacccaggagtcctggctccagcccctcccccaaccactaGCCCTCAACTTctctctcagagccagggagagaacccaggagtcctggctccagccccccgcttccctcccagagccagggagagaacccaggagtcctggcaccagGACGCCACCATCGAGGGCCATCAAACCAGCGGTGCCTTCCCAACACCCTCAGGAGAGCGGGTGAAATCTCCAAGGAGCAGGTGGCTCTGATGGGTGGGGccggcccccgcccccgcccagcACCACTGACCTTGCTCCGGCCCATATTTGCTGCTGAGCAGGTGCAGCCGCCCCACGGGCTGAGGCGCTTCCCTGTCGGCCTCTCCCCCGGGGGGGTCCCCGTCCTCCTCCCACTCCAGCAGCTGGGTCTGCTCCATGGCCTGCGGGGCAACAGTCACAGGGGGAGTGATGGGGAcacccacccccagtgcccctccccggccccccaatgcccctcactcccctctcccccactgccctccctgtgcccctcactccccccagcccctcactccccctccccctcactggccccccagtgccccttcctgtgcccctcactccccctccccggccccccaatgcccctcattccccctccccctccctggccccccagtgcccctcactccccccagcccctcactcccctctcccccactgccctccctgtgcccctcactcccccagcccctcattccccctccccctcactggccccccagtgcccctcactccccacagcccctcattccccctccccctcactggccccccagtgcccctctctccccccagcccctcactcccctccctgtgcccctcactccccctccccggccccccagtgcccctcattccccctccccctcactcccgatctgcagccccctgccagtccAGTCCCCCCGTGCccctcccgacccacagccccccagcccccccccacctctggtTCCAACGGCAGCCCCACGGGTCCCTCCTGGCGCTTCCCAGCAGGGAGGCCCCTGATTGGCCAACCGGGGCCCAGCCGCAAAGCTTTGTCTTGTCCTGATTGGTCATCGTGGGTGTCAGTCATTGGAGTGGGCGGGTTCCGCCGTCCTTGTTCCCGCCCCGCTGCTCCCTGGGGACCAGTCTCGCGTTTGGAGCATAGAGAGGAGGCGGATGTGCGTGTAGAGTGTCGCCCCGGAACCATAGAGCGGCACCAAGTGCCTGGCTAGATTGTTCGCTGCGAGTCACCACCCCATACTTTTGGCGCCAACGAGGTCCATAGAGAGGCTAACGTTCGGCTAGACAGTACCTCGGAGACCATAGAGTGATACCGTGCTCTAGGCTAGAGTGTGCACTACGGGTCCGCCAAAACATGGCGGCGCTGTCGCTTCGCCCTACTAGCGTCACCTGGGCTCATAGAGAGGAAACGCGTTGCCTAGAAGTTACCACTAGAACCATCGAGCTGGGTCCTCCAAGGCATGGCGGCTGCGGTCCGCCAGACGGACCATACCACGGGAACCATAGAGGAGTGGGCGTGTCCGTAGCAGTAGCTAGAGTGGACACGTCAAGCGCCTCCCACACAGCGGGCCCGTCCTCTTCTCATGACGTCATATCTGACGTTGAATCGAGTACGCATGCGCAGAGAATACCAAGCAACCATAGACACTTGCTGTGGGAGGCTAGAGCGTACACACTAGTCCTCCAAA from Gopherus flavomarginatus isolate rGopFla2 chromosome 12, rGopFla2.mat.asm, whole genome shotgun sequence includes the following:
- the MDC1 gene encoding mediator of DNA damage checkpoint protein 1 isoform X3 — encoded protein: MVPGRHSTRTSASSLCSKRETGPQGAAGREQGRRNPPTPMTDTHDDQSGQDKALRLGPGWPIRGLPAGKRQEGPVGLPLEPEAMEQTQLLEWEEDGDPPGGEADREAPQPVGRLHLLSSKYGPEQDFWIYPGENVVGRLPGCQVCLPAPSVSKAHAVIEVPAPGGPHLLYDRGSLNRTRRQRGVLLPQVRYSLEDGDTLMFGDVGCQYFLLPPGSADPEDSLEVPPTQPRAPNTLAIEETPAPSKRMGYGPLLARDSEDEEELQGGGRLLHLLGSNGSASSSDAGVHSHAASSSPGATVVPESDEEGGETPDAPCPSLRLSYGSERTLGPPENGVTALGTEQPRATGVVGTDPEPMLAACRFVKGPGHMGIASGAGPGAAVRGLGNGCPVEVGSITDVEEVVQHPDVVQKNRGPALLGDSDTDDDVDPKCHPSAIEMDSDTDVEEEARNPDVHPKDHQLAGNGDCDTDVEAPLENPDVQGMKNQPAAPGDSDTDVEGAGVNPDVVGPKSYQPSFEVDSDTDVEEAAAAAANNPDLRKNHRHPLPRGSATDVEGEVENPDDVHPESHHSAKNGESDTDVEEVAENPDVVQKSHQPAVEVGSDTDVEEEKETPVVVQNNHQLVSPGGGDADVAWVVGKPNVRQTNNELAAPEDSDTDVEESDRNPDVVTAKSHPLAVDMGSDTDVEETGNPDVSTKSHPLAIDVGSDTDVEEEEAKNPDVVMKNDQHALPGDRDPDVTGTVGKPDVHPKGHHFAENEDSNTDVEESVGNPDVVQRSHQPTLEAGDDTDVEEAEEKSDAGRRNDPLSVATGDSDTDVEENPDVGQQTLHWPSGDSDTDVEGAPGAEFDQTPGPVGGPVQAGVEQPPAAQSYVSPETKLMDTEGNKDPAWGPGQPGDDNETDVEDDADFALQATQCYLAEETPSSGAEAARAPTAADSGSSLEEEATQTFVFRSPLPAQGSVMSPPAGPALHAPVCTSSEKEEDSDEDLCVVEVTQSFCKDPGPHSDQPTQPFLPKEDTQLLPRPPPLGGVLSRELAQPEVPGLASGRLLPLGPKEESEPPGGAVPAGGARREPPEEEESQPVRLVLSAPRRPALVLQGEGRRAGAEPRGSSSGQRLRGQGGPEAAERRETPAVVGVTGAGPHPMGAQPEDAGKVPEAHSSPSIPMRRRSLRSALVPAPPPPAPAPERRSRRGGAEKSVGSEERSQSVPAAPQRRGRRQLCSTSMYVEAPEPGSVEEVEQPGPLKRPRRAVRTQEDPHTEPEASSQGAPGRARRSRVAAGAEPAAASEPRRGSRGAEQEALQGQARRSQRAPVQEPAPRRRGAAEPARETQGKRRGVATLDLPPAQGEGRVGSAVAQEDAGSDARKRQEVPVAPLRRQSTENKVEGLRTRAPRRSQGAAGGLASPRVLFTGVIDEAGERVVSALGGALARSVFDCTHLVTDRVRRTVKFLCALARGVPIVTLDWLDKSGRSACFLSPSGFLVRDAEQERNFHFSLAQSLQRARRGPLLQVRPPCPLVRPPCAMREALLQVRPPRPLI
- the MDC1 gene encoding mediator of DNA damage checkpoint protein 1 isoform X7 codes for the protein MVPGRHSTRTSASSLCSKRETGPQGAAGREQGRRNPPTPMTDTHDDQSGQDKALRLGPGWPIRGLPAGKRQEGPVGLPLEPEAMEQTQLLEWEEDGDPPGGEADREAPQPVGRLHLLSSKYGPEQDFWIYPGENVVGRLPGCQVCLPAPSVSKAHAVIEVPAPGGPHLLYDRGSLNRTRRQRGVLLPQVRYSLEDGDTLMFGDVGCQYFLLPPGSADPEDSLEVPPTQPRAPNTLAIEETPAPSKRMGYGPLLARDSEDEEELQGGGRLLHLLGSNGSASSSDAGVHSHAASSSPGATVVPESDEEGGETPDAPCPSLRLSYGSERTLGPPENGVTALGTEQPRATGVVGTDPEPMLAACRFVKGPGHMGIASGAGPGAAVRGLGNGCPVEVGSITDVEEVVQHPDVVQKNRGPALLGDSDTDDDVDPKCHPSAIEMDSDTDVEEEARNPDVHPKDHQLAGNGDCDTDVEAPLENPDVQGMKNQPAAPGDSDTDVEGAGVNPDVVGPKSYQPSFEVDSDTDVEEAAAAAANNPDLRKNHRHPLPRGSATDVEGEVENPDDVHPESHHSAKNGESDTDVEEVAENPDVVQKSHQPAVEVGSDTDVEEEKETPVVVQNNHQLVSPGGGDADVAWVVGKPNVRQTNNELAAPEDSDTDVEESDRNPDVVTAKSHPLAVDMGSDTDVEETGNPDVSTKSHPLAIDVGSDTDVEEEEAKNPDVVMKNDQHALPGDRDPDVTGTVGKPDVHPKGHHFAENEDSNTDVEESVGNPDVVQRSHQPTLEAGDDTDVEEAEEKSDAGRRNDPLSVATGDSDTDVEENPDVGQQTLHWPSGDSDTDVEGAPGAEFDQTPGPVGGPVQAGVEQPPAAQSYVSPETKLMDTEGNKDPAWGPGQPGDDNETDVEDDADFALQATQCYLAEETPSSGAEAARAPTAADSGSSLEEEATQTFVFRSPLPAQGSVMSPPAGPALHAPVCTSSEKEEDSDEDLCVVEVTQSFCKDPGPHSDQPTQPFLPKEDTQLLPRPPPLGGVLSRELAQPEVPGLASGRLLPLGPKEESEPPGGAVPAGGARREPPEEEESQPVRLVLSAPRRPALVLQGEGRRAGAEPRGSSSGQRLRGQGGPEAAERRETPAVVGVTGAGPHPMGAQPEDAGKVPEAHSSPSIPMRRRSLRSALVPAPPPPAPAPERRSRRGGAEKSVGSEERSQSVPAAPQRRGRRQLCSTSMYVEAPEPGSVEEVEQPGPLKRPRRAVRTQEDPHTEPEASSQGAPGRARRSRVAAGAEPAAASEPRRGSRGAEQEALQGQARRSQRAPVQEPAPRRRGAAEPARETQGKRRGVATLDLPPAQGEGRVGSAVAQEDAGSDARKRQEVPVAPLRRQSTENKVEGLRTRAPRRSQGAAGGLASPRVLFTGVIDEAGERVVSALGGALARSVFDCTHLVTDRVRRTVKFLCALARGVPIVTLDWLDKSGRSACFLSPSGFLVRDAEQERNFHFSLAQSLQRARRGPLLQVRAPRPLV
- the MDC1 gene encoding mediator of DNA damage checkpoint protein 1 isoform X1, which encodes MVPGRHSTRTSASSLCSKRETGPQGAAGREQGRRNPPTPMTDTHDDQSGQDKALRLGPGWPIRGLPAGKRQEGPVGLPLEPEAMEQTQLLEWEEDGDPPGGEADREAPQPVGRLHLLSSKYGPEQDFWIYPGENVVGRLPGCQVCLPAPSVSKAHAVIEVPAPGGPHLLYDRGSLNRTRRQRGVLLPQVRYSLEDGDTLMFGDVGCQYFLLPPGSADPEDSLEVPPTQPRAPNTLAIEETPAPSKRMGYGPLLARDSEDEEELQGGGRLLHLLGSNGSASSSDAGVHSHAASSSPGATVVPESDEEGGETPDAPCPSLRLSYGSERTLGPPENGVTALGTEQPRATGVVGTDPEPMLAACRFVKGPGHMGIASGAGPGAAVRGLGNGCPVEVGSITDVEEVVQHPDVVQKNRGPALLGDSDTDDDVDPKCHPSAIEMDSDTDVEEEARNPDVHPKDHQLAGNGDCDTDVEAPLENPDVQGMKNQPAAPGDSDTDVEGAGVNPDVVGPKSYQPSFEVDSDTDVEEAAAAAANNPDLRKNHRHPLPRGSATDVEGEVENPDDVHPESHHSAKNGESDTDVEEVAENPDVVQKSHQPAVEVGSDTDVEEEKETPVVVQNNHQLVSPGGGDADVAWVVGKPNVRQTNNELAAPEDSDTDVEESDRNPDVVTAKSHPLAVDMGSDTDVEETGNPDVSTKSHPLAIDVGSDTDVEEEEAKNPDVVMKNDQHALPGDRDPDVTGTVGKPDVHPKGHHFAENEDSNTDVEESVGNPDVVQRSHQPTLEAGDDTDVEEAEEKSDAGRRNDPLSVATGDSDTDVEENPDVGQQTLHWPSGDSDTDVEGAPGAEFDQTPGPVGGPVQAGVEQPPAAQSYVSPETKLMDTEGNKDPAWGPGQPGDDNETDVEDDADFALQATQCYLAEETPSSGAEAARAPTAADSGSSLEEEATQTFVFRSPLPAQGSVMSPPAGPALHAPVCTSSEKEEDSDEDLCVVEVTQSFCKDPGPHSDQPTQPFLPKEDTQLLPRPPPLGGVLSRELAQPEVPGLASGRLLPLGPKEESEPPGGAVPAGGARREPPEEEESQPVRLVLSAPRRPALVLQGEGRRAGAEPRGSSSGQRLRGQGGPEAAERRETPAVVGVTGAGPHPMGAQPEDAGKVPEAHSSPSIPMRRRSLRSALVPAPPPPAPAPERRSRRGGAEKSVGSEERSQSVPAAPQRRGRRQLCSTSMYVEAPEPGSVEEVEQPGPLKRPRRAVRTQEDPHTEPEASSQGAPGRARRSRVAAGAEPAAASEPRRGSRGAEQEALQGQARRSQRAPVQEPAPRRRGAAEPARETQGKRRGVATLDLPPAQGEGRVGSAVAQEDAGSDARKRQEVPVAPLRRQSTENKVEGLRTRAPRRSQGAAGGLASPRVLFTGVIDEAGERVVSALGGALARSVFDCTHLVTDRVRRTVKFLCALARGVPIVTLDWLDKSGRSACFLSPSGFLVRDAEQERNFHFSLAQSLQRARRGPLLQVRPPCPLVRPPCAMREALLQVRAPRPLV
- the MDC1 gene encoding mediator of DNA damage checkpoint protein 1 isoform X8 codes for the protein MVPGRHSTRTSASSLCSKRETGPQGAAGREQGRRNPPTPMTDTHDDQSGQDKALRLGPGWPIRGLPAGKRQEGPVGLPLEPEAMEQTQLLEWEEDGDPPGGEADREAPQPVGRLHLLSSKYGPEQDFWIYPGENVVGRLPGCQVCLPAPSVSKAHAVIEVPAPGGPHLLYDRGSLNRTRRQRGVLLPQVRYSLEDGDTLMFGDVGCQYFLLPPGSADPEDSLEVPPTQPRAPNTLAIEETPAPSKRMGYGPLLARDSEDEEELQGGGRLLHLLGSNGSASSSDAGVHSHAASSSPGATVVPESDEEGGETPDAPCPSLRLSYGSERTLGPPENGVTALGTEQPRATGVVGTDPEPMLAACRFVKGPGHMGIASGAGPGAAVRGLGNGCPVEVGSITDVEEVVQHPDVVQKNRGPALLGDSDTDDDVDPKCHPSAIEMDSDTDVEEEARNPDVHPKDHQLAGNGDCDTDVEAPLENPDVQGMKNQPAAPGDSDTDVEGAGVNPDVVGPKSYQPSFEVDSDTDVEEAAAAAANNPDLRKNHRHPLPRGSATDVEGEVENPDDVHPESHHSAKNGESDTDVEEVAENPDVVQKSHQPAVEVGSDTDVEEEKETPVVVQNNHQLVSPGGGDADVAWVVGKPNVRQTNNELAAPEDSDTDVEESDRNPDVVTAKSHPLAVDMGSDTDVEETGNPDVSTKSHPLAIDVGSDTDVEEEEAKNPDVVMKNDQHALPGDRDPDVTGTVGKPDVHPKGHHFAENEDSNTDVEESVGNPDVVQRSHQPTLEAGDDTDVEEAEEKSDAGRRNDPLSVATGDSDTDVEENPDVGQQTLHWPSGDSDTDVEGAPGAEFDQTPGPVGGPVQAGVEQPPAAQSYVSPETKLMDTEGNKDPAWGPGQPGDDNETDVEDDADFALQATQCYLAEETPSSGAEAARAPTAADSGSSLEEEATQTFVFRSPLPAQGSVMSPPAGPALHAPGGPEAAERRETPAVVGVTGAGPHPMGAQPEDAGKVPEAHSSPSIPMRRRSLRSALVPAPPPPAPAPERRSRRGGAEKSVGSEERSQSVPAAPQRRGRRQLCSTSMYVEAPEPGSVEEVEQPGPLKRPRRAVRTQEDPHTEPEASSQGAPGRARRSRVAAGAEPAAASEPRRGSRGAEQEALQGQARRSQRAPVQEPAPRRRGAAEPARETQGKRRGVATLDLPPAQGEGRVGSAVAQEDAGSDARKRQEVPVAPLRRQSTENKVEGLRTRAPRRSQGAAGGLASPRVLFTGVIDEAGERVVSALGGALARSVFDCTHLVTDRVRRTVKFLCALARGVPIVTLDWLDKSGRSACFLSPSGFLVRDAEQERNFHFSLAQSLQRARRGPLLQVRPPCPLVRPPCAMREALLQVRAPRPPH